The Canis lupus dingo isolate Sandy chromosome 7, ASM325472v2, whole genome shotgun sequence DNA window gggaacTCACCCAAGGGAGTGATGTGCTCTACCCCAGCAAATCACAAAAAGGGGAACCCCAGATAAATTGCGATCTGGTGACCTTGGAAGACATGTGGTTTGCGTCTTTGAGTTATAGAAATACCGGAAATGCCTATGATGAGGTCAATTTCAGAGTTTTGGGTCCCAAGCTGGTCTGACTCACCTTCAGAGAAGGAACGAGGTGAAAGCCCTGATAGTGAGGTTCACATCACATACCCTTCCAGAAGCCACAGTGTTTGGCACACTCACACCCCTGGAGAAGGCTCACATATCATTTCTGCCAGGTATTAGAGACTTCTCCACGATCATAAGGAAGATTCAAAGAAAATGCCAAGAGTGATATTAATCTCAGCTTGGTCCCTTGTTGCAGAAATTTCCTGTCTGACAGCATTAAAAGAACAATGAGCGGGGGACACCATCCTCTAGGAGACACCCCGATTTGGTCCTGTATCACCTTGACTGTTTGGGTGCAGACCAAAAGGCAGAATTTTGCAAAAGCTGGTTAACTTGCCCAATCGGCGTGCACGCACGGATCTTACTACCTTAACAGCTAAAAGCCAAGACAAAGGGTAGTTGTAATGGCTgtcttttttaactgaattatctGGGAAAACTGCCTCAGCGCCCCCCAAAAAGATTACTGTTAAAATTGGCAAGGACTCAAACATTTGATCTTTGAAACCGtccctttccctgtccctctccacAGGGCTCAGCCGAACTTCGACAGGCTGTTGCAAGATTGCATCACTGACCTTTACAATTTTCTGGCCTGTCtgatttccctctcctcccccctttGCTGCTTGCAGTCCTTTGACCCACTTacctctgcttttcccctcttGCTTGCTGGCGGACTGTGGTAAATGGATAACCAAAGCTAAATCATTACACCCTCCACCCCGGGGTGATGATTTTGAATCTCAGCCAAAATgcatctttctctcctcccttgctTCCAAGtgtggttggtttttgttttgttttgttttgtcttaactAAGCTCTACACCTAagctggggcttgaactcaagaccagGGGTCAAGAGTAAcacgctcttccaactgagccagccaggtgcccccccgcCCAGGAGTTCTCTCTTTAGCTCTTACCCAAACCCTCTACTCTCACCCTTCTGGCCCTGTTTGTATAAGCTGAGCCCGCAGGATGCTGGGGCACCCCCAGACCCAGGGAAGTGGCAAGTAACTATTGAGAGCATGAACTAATGCATTCCGGACCAGCACAGGAAATGTATGGACAGCCGCCCCCCCTCCCTTGCATCCTCACTgtcccctacccacccccctccGAGTGCACTTCTCAAGTAGGAGCAGGGATACTTTGGACTTGATGATACACAGAAGTACAAATACAATCAGAGGCATCACACACACGTGCGTCAAAGGGCACCctcaatagatatttctccatccAGTGACCCTAGCAATGCAAGCACCTGTGACTAAAACCAGTCGGGGAAAGAATCACAAGCACAGCGGAGCCTGCAGACCTTGCTCGGCTCCCACCAGGATCCCTCCCGTCGCCCTCCCCTCCCGACCCCCACACCTGTGCCAGGACGACACCCTTAGGAACAAAGACTAAGGGTCTTCCCTCTCCCCCGCGATGTCCTCATTAGGGGCCCTAATCGGGACAGCCCCAGACCCTGTGCCGCCCATGCACAGCACTAAGGGAGAGTCACGTGGGACATGTCCCCACCGGTGCGCGCACCCCGCCCCCGGAATGGGGCCTCCTGAGGCCTGGCCGCCCCCcgtgcaccccctgcaccccccgccgCGGCCTCCCCCGCCCGGGGCGCCCAGCTCACGCGACCCGGGCGTGCACAGCTCGTGCCGCCTCCACCTGGGTCCTgtcccgcccctcctcccccctccccttcctcctcctcctcctcctcccgcgcGGGCCGCGGGCCAGGGGAGCCCGGGAGGCGGGCCTCAGAGGAAAGATATAAGCGGCCCCGGGGCACCGCCTAGGCGCCAGCTGCGGAGCCTGCACCTGGGAGAGCCGGgccccgaggaggaggaggaggaggaggaggaggacgcgCCCCCACCCGCCCTCGGCTCGCGCTGCCCCCTACGAGGTGAGCCCCGCGGGGGGATGGGGAGCGCGGCGGGTGCCGGGCGGCCCCCCTCCCTGCGCGacctccgggggtggggggggccggAGCCGTCCCTCCGGAGCTGACGGCCCGCTCCCCGCGCAGGTGCCCCGCAGGTGCCCGGCAGGTGCCCCGCAGGTGCCCCGCAGGCGCCCCGGGATGGAATCGGTGCAGGAGCTGATCCCGCTGGCCCAGGAGCTGGTGGCCCGGAGGCCGGGTCGGAAGCTGGTGAAGCTGTACGTGCTGGGCAGCGTGCTGGCCTTCCTGGGCGTGGTGATCGGCCTGGTGGGGACCGTGTGCGGCCCGTTCACGGCCGCCGGCCGCCGGCGGGACGAGGAGGCGTTGGTGGCGGAGCTGCGGGCAGTGCAGCCCCGGCTGCAGGGAGGCAAGCCGCGGGGGGCCGTGCCCTGCGGCCGCGCGCTCTCCTACCGGCCCCCCGCCTCCTAGGAGCCGAGAGCGCCCCACAGCGCGGGCAGGGCCCGAGACCTGCAGACCTGCGCCCCCCGGACCGAGCCCTGAGAAGCCACTGACTTTCAGCCCTGAGCTGCCACGTGGAGCCACCAGGAGGAGGTTGGGAGTGATTTTGCTGCTGTGCAGCATTGCACGATGACATGTCCAAAATCTATGACCTTTGGGCTATCTTGGGTGCATCTACCAGTTTGCACTAAGGTGGAAGGCGGGGAAatgctttttatattattatattattttacgACGACCACccattttgcatttttgaaataaaattcgTTTTATAGTATGTCTCCGTATCTGATTCCTGAGGGGCACGTTTCcctgggagggagagcagggagggcGGGCATGCTGGCTAAGGGGGGTCTTCGCTGAGCCCTGTGGGGAGAGCAGCTGCCTGACCGTCAGCATCACTGTTCCAGACTCTGGTATTCATATTACATGCTTAGAAGTATgttgaggggatgcctgggtggctcagcactttagcacctgcctttggcccagggcgtgatcctggagacccaggatcgagtcccacatcctgctcctggcatggagcctgcttctccctcctcctgtgtctctgccccccccccctctctccctctctctctctctgtctataataaataaataaataaataaataaataaataaataaataaataattttaaaaaagaagtatgttGAGGATTCGTTTTTGTTTCATGTTAGGGGTGGCAGGAGAGAAACTTTTATAAGTCCCACCGGGcttagcattttaaaatcagaagataaaTTAACTTCTGAGCTACAGTACACTAATAGCAGATACTGATTGATTCTAGGGCAGAAAAAACTATTTGCCACCACCTCACACCTGGCCAGAGGCTCGTATGGCTGAtacctctgtctttctgtgttttaacaagagagagagaaaagaaaaagaaaactcgaTAGCTGGTAGGAAGAGAGAAGGCAAGCTCCCAATATTCCCAGTTGGACCTCTCGCTCTACCCAGCCTTCCTCCTCATCAACTCAAATCATAGTAAGAAGCTCtaggttaaaaaagaagaagaagaaagaagaagaaagaagaagaagaagaagaagaagaagaagaagaagaagaagaagaagaagaagaagaagaagaagaagaagaagaagaagaagaagaagaagaagaagaagaagaagaagaagaaggagaagaagaaggagaagaagaaaagaagaagaagaagctctAGGTTAGAAGGAGAAAAAACTGGTTATCACCCATCTGGGTTCTCTTCCTCCAGGAATAGAGTATAATCTTCTTGGGATCAAGGTCCTTatcatcctcttcctctttaGTGTTCATAGAAATCAtcaactaggtggctcagtctgttaagtgtctgccttcccccaggttatgatcccagcatcctgggattgagccctaggtggggctctctgctcagtggaggagtctgctcctccctctcccactccccttctttaagttctctctctctgtcaaacaaattatttttttaataaaagaattcatTAAGTCCTGAGCAAATAACAGGttcttaataaatacttgattgCTCAAGTAATCTATAAAGGTAAAGTATTGCTTCTCAATGGAAGGAGGGTCAATTTTGTCCCCCCAGGAGACACTGgaaaatgtctggagacatttctggttgtctGGTAGGGGAACTGGGGCACTCCCTACTAGCACCTATGAATAgaagccaaggatgctgctaaacatcttataatgcacaggacacacacacacacacacaacgaaGCACTCTCCAGTGCAAAATGTCAATAGAGCTGAAGTGGAGAAGCCCTGggttaaaaaaggaaggaaagagggttTGCTTAATAGTTTCAGAATCAAGGTTTCGAGATGGTCTCAGAAGACTGTGGTTGTTACCAGATGGAAGCCCCTCTCCCAACACAGGAAATCCCCATTCCTAAAAATGGTCCTTGGCCCTATCCTGTCTGGCAATTTTATCATCAATGTAGGACAAGTGACAAGGTATACATATCAATTCAGTGACTGATGCAGAGCTGAGATTgtagagtcaggattcaaaaGGACTCAACAGGTTGGAACCAAGCACTGAACTAACCAATTGAAACTGAACAGGGAAGAAGATATTGTACAGAATTAGTTCCAAAAATCCAGTTGCAGGGCCACAGAATTATGAAGGCTTATTCTAGCAGCAGATCATGTGAAAAAGACATAGATagtgggacacttgggtggctcagtggttgagcatctgccttcggctcaggtcatgttcccataCGTACAATCGAATGTATGTAGTTTgacactgttaatttttttaatgaatatagtCAAAAGTTTGttgacaaataaatgaagaatgctGAGGAAAATTATAATGCTTTGTACAAATAAAGAacattcttgttaaaaaaaaaaaaaaggggggggggcgaggCGGCttcccgggtggctcggtggtttagtgccgccttcgacccaggttgtgatcctggagacctgggatcgagtcccacatcaggctccctgcatggagcctgcttctccctctgcctgtgtctctgcctctctctctttctctctctctctttctctttctctgtatctttcatgaataaataaataaaatctaaaaaaaaaaaaaaagagtcccacatcaggctcctcacagggagcctgcttctccctctgcctttgtctctgcctcactctctgtgtctctcaagaataaataaataaaatcttagaaaaaaaaaacaaaacagaaagacctACATGGTTTCCACTGATTACAAGGCTCAATATAAGCCAACAAGGGTCtgctgaaaaacaaacaaaaccctaacATCTTATTAGTAGAAgggaaatgtccagaaaaaggaatgaggagGTGGTCTTGTTGTACTTTACAATCTGGTCGGTGGGAAACCAAGAAAGTTAAATGAGACTGGACAGCTTGGGTTTGCATTCTGACTCCTCCATTTGTTGGCTTtaagaccttgggcaagttgcttatcAACTCTCTGCAAGTTAGATAAGTtctttccccatctataaaacagTGCCTCCCTCATGGGGCAATTTTGCAAATCAAATGAGACaatgcatgtaaagtgcttacaGCAGTGCCTGGCAAACACTACGCATTTAGTCAATGATAGTCGTTGTTATATTTCAAGAGAGACCTTGATGAACAAAAACGCACTCAGGTCAGAGGGACCTGGGCatataaaaaaatccagaaaccCTGTCACATACAGAACAATTGAATAGACCAGTAGAGAAGTGCCAATACAATCCTGTCATATAATAATTGCCTCCAGATAGTTGAAAGGGGGCCATATCGATCCAGTGAAGTCCAATAATACAGACTTGTTTTACATGGCTTGAAAATGCAGAATGAAAAGTAGCAAATAGAAGTACAAGGAAGCGGTTCTTAGGTCATTAAGAAATCAGAGTAATGGAAAACATAAGGAGTTTCCTTGTGACGTATAGTAAACTCCTTATGACTAAAAGCATGCAAGcagatggggcgcctgggtggctcagtcagttaagcatttgccttctgctcaggttgtgatcccagggtcctgggattcagccctgcttggggatggggaagggtcctgggatccagccctacttgaggatgggggctgggggggggggggtccctgctcagcaggtagcctgtctctctctctttaaaaaaaaaagcatgcaagCAAGAGTTTGGAAATCATCTGCCAGTGACGGTATAAACTGGAGAGGAGATTAGTCATATGACCTCTGAGGTCGAGGTCTCACCCAATTAATACGATGCTAAGATTCTTTTTAGAACAAACACCAAATAGGAGATATAGTTCCTAttccagcctgcttctctcaaCCCATCCCCACCATCCACACCCTGTTTCCAATGCCTCTTCGTTCTTTTTCTCAGca harbors:
- the G0S2 gene encoding G0/G1 switch protein 2, producing the protein MESVQELIPLAQELVARRPGRKLVKLYVLGSVLAFLGVVIGLVGTVCGPFTAAGRRRDEEALVAELRAVQPRLQGGKPRGAVPCGRALSYRPPAS